One region of Oceanipulchritudo coccoides genomic DNA includes:
- a CDS encoding cytochrome c3 family protein, which produces MTSQDSPNPRPAKGRRSLFSQFNNWISASGAVIALGSLFAFLLLFALDTITPEGSPYLGILTFIVAPAFLVIGLFLILAGWLFDKWYLKKTGHTSSFLAFSLDFGNPVERRKFIIFGAGASIFLFLTALGSYRTYHVTESNEFCGEVCHKVMEPEYVTYKQSPHARVACVECHIGSGATWYVKAKLDGLYQVYATLADTFPRPVPTPIESLRPAQDTCEKCHWPQVFTGNLDRMAERYMADSDNTPFTTRLIMKVGGGDSRMGRVEGIHWHTDPANKVEYIALDEKRQDVPWVRLSREGDEEDTVFMRDGFDDMDELAKHEIRTMDCIDCHNRPAHVMLSPNDAIDRAFTLGRLDTGYSDLKYVAVDLLSAGYETREEAHAAIRDGLLGEYEEVDGVEDTITEIIQIYDTNFFPYMQADWSKYPNNIGHKNWPGCFRCHGGEHYNVETEEPMAATGCNSCHTIIAQGAGDELLTLNPVGLEFAHPDGDVEGLLCSDCHTGALQ; this is translated from the coding sequence ATGACCTCCCAGGATTCCCCCAATCCCCGTCCTGCGAAAGGACGGAGATCGCTCTTCTCGCAGTTCAATAACTGGATTTCAGCCAGCGGGGCCGTTATTGCCCTGGGAAGTCTGTTTGCTTTCCTGCTGTTGTTCGCCCTGGACACGATCACTCCCGAGGGGAGTCCGTATCTGGGCATTCTGACATTCATTGTCGCCCCGGCCTTTCTGGTCATCGGGTTATTCCTGATCCTCGCGGGGTGGCTTTTTGACAAGTGGTACCTGAAGAAGACGGGCCACACGTCCTCATTCCTTGCCTTTTCCCTGGACTTTGGAAATCCCGTCGAACGGCGGAAGTTTATCATTTTTGGTGCCGGGGCGAGCATCTTTCTTTTCCTCACAGCTCTTGGCAGTTACCGGACTTACCACGTGACCGAATCCAATGAATTCTGCGGAGAAGTTTGTCACAAGGTCATGGAGCCGGAGTATGTCACTTACAAGCAGTCTCCCCACGCCCGTGTGGCTTGTGTGGAGTGCCATATCGGTTCTGGGGCAACTTGGTATGTAAAGGCAAAGCTCGATGGACTGTATCAGGTATACGCAACGCTTGCGGATACCTTTCCACGGCCGGTTCCGACTCCTATCGAAAGTCTGCGTCCGGCGCAGGACACATGCGAGAAGTGCCATTGGCCGCAGGTTTTTACAGGCAACCTCGATCGCATGGCCGAGCGCTACATGGCTGATTCTGATAACACCCCCTTCACAACGCGACTCATCATGAAGGTCGGGGGAGGGGATTCCCGTATGGGACGCGTGGAAGGAATCCATTGGCACACCGATCCGGCAAACAAAGTCGAATACATTGCCTTGGACGAGAAGCGTCAGGACGTCCCCTGGGTTCGCCTCAGTCGCGAGGGAGATGAGGAGGATACGGTATTCATGCGTGATGGATTTGATGACATGGATGAACTGGCTAAGCATGAGATCCGGACCATGGATTGCATCGATTGCCATAACCGGCCAGCCCACGTCATGCTGAGCCCGAATGATGCCATTGACCGGGCATTCACACTTGGCCGGCTCGATACAGGCTATTCCGATTTAAAATACGTCGCAGTTGACCTTCTATCTGCAGGTTATGAAACACGTGAGGAGGCACATGCCGCGATTCGCGATGGATTGTTGGGCGAATATGAAGAGGTCGATGGAGTGGAGGATACAATTACCGAAATCATCCAGATCTACGATACCAACTTTTTCCCTTACATGCAGGCTGACTGGTCCAAGTACCCGAACAATATTGGTCACAAGAACTGGCCTGGCTGTTTCCGATGCCACGGCGGAGAGCATTACAATGTGGAGACCGAGGAACCAATGGCCGCTACCGGTTGCAATTCCTGCCATACCATCATTGCACAAGGTGCCGGGGATGAATTGCTCACCCTCAATCCGGTCGGACTGGAATTTGCCCACCCGGATGGAGATGTCGAGGGCCTCCTTTGCAGTGATTGCCATACCGGCGCCCTGCAGTAG
- a CDS encoding c-type cytochrome, whose translation MKKALTLIAVSAFFLNLNLLGDDSDPVKANWDRHCKKCHAEDGSGATKIGEKLEIKDYTDAAVLAEFSDEDLFTMTKDGVDGTKMKGYGKKLSDDEITALVAYMRAMVK comes from the coding sequence ATGAAGAAAGCACTGACTCTAATCGCCGTTTCGGCATTCTTTTTGAACTTGAATCTTCTCGGTGATGATTCGGATCCAGTAAAAGCCAACTGGGACCGCCACTGTAAGAAATGCCATGCTGAAGATGGCTCGGGTGCCACCAAGATTGGTGAAAAGCTCGAGATCAAGGACTACACGGATGCCGCGGTCCTTGCTGAATTCTCTGACGAAGACCTTTTCACCATGACCAAGGACGGAGTCGACGGCACCAAGATGAAGGGTTACGGCAAAAAGCTTTCTGATGACGAAATCACCGCTTTGGTCGCTTACATGCGAGCCATGGTGAAGTAA
- a CDS encoding cytochrome c3 family protein: MKSRQLLANIPSTARLWITLSAILVGFLACQSINRTVLTVPQTAGAEFVGSEDCLLCHEDVGHNFSTTAHARLMVDEDTGLELGCESCHGPGSLHSMEGEGRHLIHNPRRNAETCLQCHMDVQGQLALPHSHPVAGGQVTCVDCHDPHGDSDAELMADGILMPEMASCTECHPAQSGPFVFEHEAGRDGCTVCHDPHGSVNAKMLKVGNANLCLQCHFTEQRSNALMIGGVDHTGFGFIQQGTCWTAGCHEAVHGSHVNGSLRF, translated from the coding sequence ATGAAAAGCAGACAGCTCCTTGCGAACATACCCTCCACAGCCCGTTTGTGGATCACCCTGAGTGCTATCCTGGTTGGTTTTCTGGCCTGCCAGTCGATAAACCGGACAGTACTCACGGTGCCGCAAACGGCCGGGGCGGAGTTTGTTGGGTCTGAGGACTGCCTGCTTTGCCACGAAGACGTGGGCCACAACTTTTCCACTACAGCGCATGCGCGCCTGATGGTGGATGAAGATACCGGCCTCGAGCTGGGATGTGAGTCCTGCCATGGCCCCGGAAGCCTGCATTCGATGGAAGGCGAGGGGCGTCACCTGATTCACAATCCAAGGCGAAACGCGGAGACCTGCCTGCAATGTCACATGGATGTCCAGGGTCAGTTGGCCCTGCCGCACAGCCATCCGGTTGCCGGGGGTCAGGTGACTTGCGTAGACTGTCATGATCCCCATGGCGACAGTGACGCTGAATTGATGGCTGATGGAATTCTTATGCCGGAAATGGCGTCATGTACGGAATGTCATCCGGCCCAGTCGGGACCTTTTGTCTTTGAGCACGAGGCAGGTCGCGACGGCTGTACCGTCTGTCATGATCCGCACGGGAGTGTGAACGCAAAGATGCTCAAGGTTGGAAACGCGAACCTGTGTCTCCAGTGTCACTTCACTGAACAGCGCAGTAATGCGCTTATGATTGGCGGTGTGGATCATACCGGTTTCGGGTTTATCCAGCAGGGAACTTGCTGGACGGCAGGCTGCCACGAGGCAGTTCATGGGTCACATGTTAACGGTTCACTGAGGTTTTAG
- a CDS encoding cytochrome c3 family protein, producing the protein MNKLIQTIKLQATCLSVIAALFLLAGTTTAEAQKIGARPLTPQEIHDYGLPEGTISSGGLMTVGIGEPVYLEAQVPKGTVTSGVVWSLESTPSTASTAIIMNSPLPGEMPIYSVGDREILDVAGRALLVPDVEGVYMVKAVISTTDGPIALEAQVTGALYVGVGTMDFSSPTYPQCALCHPGQAVDYMATGHASMFELAIDGLKSSHYNENCIDCHVLGKGPGDMNGSFFDVANQVGWTFPEVLEPGNWASMPDELQAMANIQCEHCHGAGSEHHGIKSTISVSLSSGDCAQCHDEEPYHNRNRQWDLSGHAVATRYPTGPGRGSCVECHSGIGFIEEMDGVAEKSTDYEAITCAACHDPHSAENEHQVRTMADIELNNGHVVTEGGTGKLCMNCHKGRRNAVEYVQGNVSRHFGPHYGVAGDLFNGTNAIDYGKVPSKPSGHLYALENSCASCHMQSVSGDAANMAGDHTFKMVWDNGTPENHSDDVDMVGACVDCHGNVTSFDDFTADFDYDGHAGPIQEEIHHLLEALALKLPPYGSPQVERDSGKYDYSDAEKKALFNYMCAEEDGSFGMHNPKYISGILQASINDLSDPFNAVLSGVNIPVGGEWFYSQWFEFYAPTQWEGWVYHYEHGYLKIEAREDGNIWIYDLNTKTWRYTTPELYPIMYVPADGTWVYYGGKYSDDRTFYNFATGKWSMAK; encoded by the coding sequence ATGAATAAGCTGATCCAGACCATTAAACTGCAGGCGACCTGTCTTTCCGTCATCGCCGCCTTGTTTTTGTTAGCAGGCACCACCACTGCCGAAGCACAGAAAATTGGTGCACGGCCCCTGACCCCACAGGAAATCCATGATTATGGCCTTCCTGAGGGAACCATCTCTTCAGGCGGACTCATGACCGTCGGGATTGGTGAACCAGTTTACCTGGAAGCACAGGTGCCGAAGGGCACGGTGACCAGCGGAGTAGTCTGGAGCCTTGAATCAACTCCTTCAACGGCCTCAACAGCCATAATTATGAATTCCCCGCTTCCCGGAGAAATGCCAATCTATTCGGTGGGTGACCGTGAAATTCTGGATGTCGCCGGCCGGGCGCTTCTGGTGCCGGATGTGGAAGGTGTCTACATGGTAAAGGCCGTTATCTCGACCACCGATGGTCCGATCGCCCTCGAAGCCCAAGTGACCGGCGCCCTCTATGTCGGTGTTGGCACAATGGACTTTTCCTCCCCGACTTACCCGCAATGTGCGCTTTGCCACCCGGGTCAAGCTGTCGATTATATGGCTACTGGCCACGCTTCGATGTTCGAGCTGGCAATCGACGGGCTGAAGAGCTCGCACTACAACGAAAACTGCATTGATTGCCATGTTCTGGGCAAGGGCCCCGGTGACATGAATGGCAGCTTCTTTGATGTTGCCAATCAGGTTGGCTGGACATTCCCGGAAGTGCTTGAGCCGGGCAACTGGGCGAGCATGCCGGACGAGCTTCAGGCGATGGCCAACATCCAATGTGAGCATTGCCATGGAGCTGGCAGTGAGCACCACGGTATTAAAAGCACAATTTCTGTCAGCCTGAGTTCAGGCGACTGCGCGCAGTGTCACGACGAGGAACCTTATCACAATCGTAACCGCCAGTGGGACCTTTCAGGTCATGCGGTTGCCACACGCTACCCGACTGGCCCTGGCCGCGGATCCTGTGTCGAGTGTCACAGTGGAATCGGTTTCATTGAGGAGATGGACGGTGTTGCTGAAAAGAGCACTGATTACGAGGCGATCACTTGTGCGGCCTGTCATGATCCGCATAGCGCTGAGAATGAACACCAGGTCCGGACCATGGCCGATATTGAATTGAATAACGGACACGTTGTGACAGAAGGTGGAACCGGCAAACTATGTATGAATTGCCACAAGGGCCGCCGCAACGCAGTCGAGTATGTGCAGGGTAACGTTTCCCGGCACTTTGGTCCGCACTATGGTGTTGCCGGTGACCTGTTCAATGGAACGAACGCTATCGATTACGGAAAGGTTCCCTCGAAGCCCTCCGGTCACCTCTATGCGTTGGAAAACAGTTGTGCCAGTTGCCACATGCAGTCTGTCTCTGGTGATGCGGCCAACATGGCTGGTGACCACACCTTCAAGATGGTGTGGGACAATGGTACTCCAGAAAACCATTCAGATGATGTCGACATGGTCGGTGCCTGCGTGGATTGCCACGGCAATGTCACGAGTTTCGATGATTTCACGGCTGACTTTGATTACGACGGACATGCTGGTCCCATCCAGGAAGAAATTCATCACCTTCTTGAGGCACTGGCGTTGAAGCTTCCGCCGTACGGCTCACCCCAGGTGGAACGTGATTCAGGTAAATACGATTACTCGGATGCTGAGAAGAAGGCTCTCTTCAATTACATGTGTGCCGAGGAAGACGGCAGTTTTGGGATGCATAACCCCAAGTATATCTCGGGTATCCTCCAGGCTTCCATCAATGACCTGTCTGATCCGTTCAACGCCGTCCTCAGCGGGGTCAATATCCCGGTCGGTGGTGAATGGTTCTACTCACAGTGGTTTGAGTTCTACGCCCCCACGCAGTGGGAAGGATGGGTCTACCACTACGAGCATGGCTACCTGAAGATTGAAGCCCGTGAGGATGGTAACATCTGGATCTACGATCTCAATACCAAGACCTGGCGCTACACAACGCCTGAGCTCTATCCGATCATGTATGTCCCGGCCGATGGCACATGGGTCTACTATGGTGGAAAGTATTCAGATGATCGTACATTCTACAACTTCGCCACTGGAAAGTGGAGCATGGCGAAATAA
- a CDS encoding helix-turn-helix domain-containing protein has translation MSKGFSSFTPESSASEDLKPMLNGTFNPGFFHYLQNLYRAKTGYNLVLSDVNGSIQMGLPDCDKFPCMRTCRECRERIVSEALRTGKVCVDACHEGYILWGLPFSVDGVIRGGLIVIGGEQDLHQENNRFKAACRELYRLMHEHQLLSDSHDIHESNFQDVHRFVFRNQFNELSEKLGEYGTPFIRCLKNAEFEEAEKHFEKIRDAFRNNADLPLDLIRGLVGDLVFQARQQFIGAGMDAYACSSEAGTLIESISKARTSQQIEAILEGFLKRFVLLSKQKSKDPDDHLIEKATTYLEKHIRDELTRESVAKAVGISPSHFSRLIREKKGRTFTDLLNQYRIERACSLLVRSSHSLAQIASETGFCDQSYFSKVFRRYKDVTPAKYRETHIL, from the coding sequence ATGAGCAAGGGCTTTTCCAGTTTTACTCCGGAATCCTCCGCAAGTGAGGACCTGAAGCCCATGCTCAACGGGACTTTTAACCCGGGATTTTTTCATTATCTGCAAAATCTTTACCGGGCCAAAACGGGCTATAATCTTGTTCTTTCCGATGTAAACGGGAGCATCCAGATGGGGCTTCCCGATTGCGACAAGTTTCCCTGTATGCGGACTTGTCGGGAATGCCGGGAAAGGATTGTCAGTGAGGCCTTGAGGACCGGCAAAGTCTGTGTGGATGCCTGCCATGAGGGCTATATCCTCTGGGGACTGCCCTTCAGTGTCGACGGCGTCATCCGTGGTGGCCTCATTGTTATTGGGGGTGAACAGGACCTTCATCAGGAGAATAATCGCTTCAAGGCCGCCTGCCGCGAGCTTTACCGACTCATGCATGAACACCAATTGTTGTCAGATTCACACGATATCCATGAGAGTAATTTTCAGGATGTTCACCGCTTTGTTTTCAGGAACCAGTTCAATGAATTGAGTGAGAAACTTGGGGAATACGGTACACCCTTTATCCGCTGTCTTAAAAATGCTGAGTTTGAAGAGGCCGAAAAGCATTTTGAGAAGATTCGCGATGCGTTTCGCAATAATGCCGACCTGCCGCTGGACCTGATACGCGGCCTTGTCGGCGATCTGGTCTTCCAGGCACGTCAACAGTTTATTGGAGCAGGCATGGACGCTTATGCCTGTTCCTCCGAAGCGGGTACCCTGATTGAATCGATTTCCAAAGCCCGCACGTCCCAGCAGATCGAAGCTATCCTCGAAGGCTTCCTCAAGCGCTTCGTCCTCCTTTCCAAACAAAAGTCCAAGGATCCGGACGATCACCTGATTGAGAAGGCAACCACATACCTGGAAAAGCACATTCGGGATGAATTAACCCGAGAATCCGTGGCCAAGGCAGTCGGAATCAGCCCCAGCCACTTCTCGCGCCTGATCCGGGAGAAAAAGGGTCGTACCTTTACCGATTTGCTTAACCAGTACCGCATTGAGCGGGCCTGCAGCCTGCTTGTCCGCTCCTCCCACAGCTTGGCTCAAATTGCCAGTGAGACGGGATTCTGCGACCAGAGCTACTTTTCCAAGGTTTTTCGCCGTTACAAGGATGTGACTCCCGCGAAATATCGGGAAACACATATTCTCTAG
- a CDS encoding cytochrome c biogenesis protein: MKRVFPVIFWLIALSLVWPVFKPLVRKADSPEASLGQMSVLEGGRVKPLDSVARSTLLLFRGKQSIRTESGKVTATEWFTDLLLNRDAVADMPVFRIDHPNILGMFGLEAGTKKYFSYAELEPYLSRIQEQARQVSENSDLRGPYEKAINQLFGNLMQYQLLSQTVYPLRLRDSLPVFYNAVAGSILESRMLMGGDSPVIPDPAKSRLMRIHMQQLDFMGRTPLFLLFHDGDWIKPSELLQSAVGEAGVLPDQLTALASAADARQNGDESAFAEAVAQLTSFGPDQVDANPGVEYYFNQSQPFIVSLGLYVFVALLVFLGWQFSMSLFLPSAYGILLLGLVIHTVGLILRVIITGYAPVTNLYSSAVFTGWVAVLLSVGFEYFQRKGVGSLAAATVGFLTLLVAHHLSDSGDTMEKMRAVLNSNFWLSTHVITIVMGYGATFLAGFLGLIYILYGWFRRGLDKEMQKSFHRMIFGAICFSLLFSFIGTVLGGIWADQSWGRFWGWDPKENGALMLVLWTTMIIHGLRCGMFKTRGLVNLAIGGNMITAWSWFGTNMLGVGLHSYGFMDSAFFWLVIFWLSQLLFIGVEWLIPVRVKKI, from the coding sequence ATGAAACGCGTTTTCCCTGTCATATTCTGGTTGATCGCTCTTTCGCTGGTCTGGCCTGTTTTTAAACCCCTTGTGCGCAAGGCGGATTCTCCCGAGGCGAGTCTCGGGCAGATGAGTGTCCTTGAGGGCGGGCGGGTCAAACCGCTTGATTCGGTGGCCCGGTCGACGCTTCTGCTTTTCCGTGGCAAGCAATCCATCCGCACTGAATCGGGTAAAGTCACTGCGACGGAGTGGTTCACCGATCTTCTTTTGAATCGTGACGCTGTGGCGGATATGCCCGTTTTCCGTATTGATCATCCCAATATTCTCGGAATGTTCGGCCTCGAGGCTGGAACCAAGAAGTATTTCAGCTATGCCGAGCTTGAGCCGTATCTTTCCAGAATCCAGGAGCAGGCCCGGCAGGTCAGTGAGAATTCGGATCTGCGCGGTCCCTATGAAAAGGCCATCAATCAGCTCTTTGGGAACCTGATGCAATATCAGCTTCTGAGCCAGACGGTCTATCCGCTACGATTGCGGGACAGCTTGCCAGTATTCTATAATGCGGTGGCTGGGAGTATTCTTGAATCTCGCATGTTGATGGGAGGGGATTCCCCCGTCATACCGGATCCTGCCAAATCTCGGCTGATGCGTATCCACATGCAGCAACTTGACTTCATGGGGCGTACGCCGCTTTTCCTGTTGTTCCATGACGGAGATTGGATAAAGCCCTCCGAATTGCTTCAAAGTGCCGTTGGTGAAGCAGGCGTTTTACCGGATCAGTTAACGGCCTTGGCCAGCGCGGCAGATGCCCGCCAGAATGGGGATGAGTCGGCCTTTGCGGAAGCAGTGGCCCAACTCACTTCCTTTGGCCCCGATCAAGTAGACGCAAATCCGGGGGTTGAATATTACTTCAACCAAAGCCAGCCATTTATTGTCTCGCTGGGGCTGTATGTCTTTGTTGCGCTTCTGGTCTTCCTTGGCTGGCAGTTCTCAATGAGTCTGTTTCTTCCCTCGGCCTATGGGATTCTTCTCCTCGGGTTGGTCATTCATACCGTGGGATTAATCCTTCGCGTGATCATTACTGGCTATGCCCCAGTGACCAACCTCTATTCCTCGGCTGTCTTCACAGGCTGGGTCGCGGTCTTGCTCAGTGTCGGCTTTGAATATTTCCAGAGAAAGGGCGTTGGCTCACTGGCTGCGGCGACCGTCGGCTTTCTAACCCTTCTGGTTGCCCATCACCTCTCCGACAGCGGGGATACGATGGAAAAGATGCGGGCCGTTTTGAATTCCAATTTCTGGCTCAGCACGCATGTCATTACAATCGTCATGGGCTACGGGGCCACTTTCCTGGCCGGTTTTCTTGGGTTAATCTATATCCTGTACGGTTGGTTCCGGCGAGGGCTCGATAAGGAAATGCAAAAGTCCTTTCACCGGATGATCTTTGGGGCTATCTGCTTCTCCCTCCTTTTCAGTTTCATCGGGACTGTCTTGGGCGGGATTTGGGCTGACCAATCCTGGGGCCGCTTCTGGGGCTGGGATCCAAAGGAGAATGGCGCCCTTATGTTGGTCCTTTGGACGACCATGATCATTCATGGATTACGGTGTGGCATGTTCAAGACGCGTGGTTTGGTCAATCTGGCCATCGGCGGTAACATGATCACGGCCTGGTCCTGGTTCGGGACCAATATGCTCGGAGTCGGGCTTCATTCATACGGTTTCATGGACAGCGCGTTTTTCTGGCTGGTCATCTTCTGGTTGTCGCAGTTATTATTCATCGGTGTTGAATGGTTGATTCCCGTTCGCGTGAAGAAAATTTGA
- a CDS encoding cytochrome c biogenesis protein ResB, whose translation MSAMSFLRSLGRTLGSLRLTVYLLAFSVILVFFGTLDQVRIGIRGAQEIYFESLLAFWQYPESWPMGGFLSKIPLPVPGGYLIGPLLALNLVFSHIRHFRLRWNIAGISLIHAGVLMLLIGQLVTNLTQEESYMWLDEGDQANFLRSFHKDELYLSQNNPDGTLAVFSFPFEDLEAGQLIDPINFPVQISVKEVFRNAEIKSGETGQGMSPTGVNQGIGAQFNLFVKEIPSFNSSDQRDVRTAVVELLDDGQSLGTYLVSNVFEERFPGQTASVDGSNIEVGLRFKKTYLPFTITLLDFKHDRYPGTNIPMNFSSKVRVEHPGKGEDQEVTVFMNNPLRYEGLTFYQASFAKQDTASMFQVVRNPGRLLPYIACILVSIGLLYQFGWVAYRSIRRAA comes from the coding sequence ATGTCTGCCATGTCTTTTCTTCGCAGCCTCGGTCGGACCCTTGGTTCGCTCAGGCTTACCGTTTATCTGCTAGCCTTCTCGGTCATCCTCGTCTTTTTCGGGACTTTGGACCAGGTAAGGATTGGCATTCGTGGTGCACAGGAAATCTACTTTGAGAGCCTTCTGGCCTTCTGGCAGTATCCTGAGTCCTGGCCTATGGGGGGATTTTTGAGCAAAATTCCGCTGCCTGTGCCGGGTGGCTATCTCATCGGTCCCTTACTTGCCCTCAATCTGGTCTTCTCCCATATCCGGCACTTCCGCCTCCGCTGGAATATCGCCGGGATCTCCCTTATTCACGCGGGTGTCCTGATGTTGCTCATCGGGCAATTGGTGACCAACCTCACGCAGGAGGAATCCTACATGTGGTTGGACGAAGGCGACCAGGCGAATTTTCTCCGCAGCTTCCATAAGGATGAGCTGTATCTCTCGCAGAACAATCCTGATGGCACCTTGGCCGTCTTCTCATTCCCTTTCGAAGATCTGGAAGCCGGCCAGTTGATTGATCCTATCAATTTTCCGGTGCAGATTTCGGTTAAGGAAGTCTTCCGAAATGCGGAGATCAAGAGTGGCGAGACGGGGCAGGGGATGTCCCCGACCGGCGTCAACCAAGGCATCGGGGCGCAATTTAATCTGTTCGTGAAGGAAATACCATCCTTCAACAGCAGCGACCAGCGGGATGTGCGCACAGCTGTGGTCGAGCTCCTGGACGACGGGCAGAGCCTCGGGACCTATCTCGTCTCGAACGTATTCGAGGAACGGTTTCCCGGGCAAACGGCCTCGGTCGATGGATCAAATATCGAGGTGGGCCTGCGCTTCAAGAAAACTTATCTTCCATTCACAATCACCCTGCTGGATTTCAAGCACGACCGGTATCCGGGAACGAATATTCCCATGAATTTTTCGAGCAAGGTGCGTGTGGAGCATCCTGGAAAGGGAGAGGATCAGGAAGTGACAGTTTTCATGAACAATCCGCTTCGCTACGAGGGGCTGACATTTTATCAGGCCTCCTTCGCAAAACAGGACACGGCCTCCATGTTTCAGGTCGTGCGTAACCCGGGTCGACTCTTGCCCTACATCGCCTGTATTCTTGTTTCAATTGGTCTGCTTTACCAGTTTGGCTGGGTTGCCTACCGTTCCATCAGGAGGGCTGCATAA
- the recR gene encoding recombination mediator RecR, whose product MLSAFERLQQSLKRLPGLGYRSAERLALHLLVEKPESGTELIELLKEAVNSVHACPACGNLCEGERCDICSDTSRNPDLLCVVETVPDLRSMERAGAYRGRYHVLQGKLSPIHGVGPEHLNLESLKSRLEADGFKEVILALSNDIEGEATCHYLQEEIFSPLQIPVSRIGFGLPSGGGIPYADATTLRSALDGRRSYD is encoded by the coding sequence ATGCTGAGTGCCTTTGAGCGATTGCAGCAATCCCTGAAACGGCTGCCCGGCCTCGGATATCGCTCGGCAGAGCGCCTCGCCCTGCATTTGCTGGTTGAAAAACCAGAGTCCGGGACGGAGTTGATTGAACTGCTCAAGGAAGCAGTGAATTCAGTCCATGCTTGCCCAGCTTGCGGCAATTTGTGCGAGGGCGAGCGTTGTGATATCTGCTCGGACACCTCCCGTAATCCGGACCTCCTGTGTGTTGTAGAGACGGTTCCCGACTTGCGGTCGATGGAACGGGCAGGCGCTTACCGCGGCCGGTATCATGTCCTCCAAGGGAAACTTTCCCCGATTCACGGGGTCGGCCCAGAGCACCTCAACCTTGAATCGTTGAAGTCGCGCCTTGAAGCGGACGGCTTCAAGGAAGTCATTCTGGCCCTCTCGAACGATATTGAAGGGGAGGCCACATGCCACTACCTGCAGGAGGAGATTTTCTCGCCGCTACAGATCCCGGTGAGCCGTATTGGCTTTGGATTGCCGAGTGGGGGAGGAATTCCCTACGCGGATGCCACCACATTGCGAAGTGCCCTCGATGGCCGTCGCAGTTACGACTGA
- a CDS encoding YbaB/EbfC family nucleoid-associated protein translates to MENLAGLMAGLGKMMKQMAKMQKKMTALQEELAQQDLEVSSGGGAVTVTVSLQSEVKGIKLDPEFLKEDVGFVQETILEAVQDALKQAGAKSEEAMQAVTSEFQVPGMGGM, encoded by the coding sequence ATGGAGAACCTTGCCGGTCTTATGGCAGGACTAGGCAAAATGATGAAACAGATGGCCAAGATGCAGAAGAAAATGACCGCTCTGCAGGAAGAATTGGCCCAACAGGATCTTGAAGTATCCAGTGGTGGAGGTGCCGTTACGGTAACGGTATCGCTCCAGTCGGAAGTAAAAGGCATCAAGCTGGATCCGGAATTCCTGAAAGAGGACGTTGGTTTCGTGCAGGAAACCATTCTTGAGGCAGTCCAAGATGCCCTGAAGCAGGCTGGCGCGAAAAGTGAGGAAGCCATGCAGGCGGTCACTTCGGAATTCCAGGTGCCCGGCATGGGCGGCATGTAA